The following are encoded together in the Pararhizobium qamdonense genome:
- a CDS encoding AbrB/MazE/SpoVT family DNA-binding domain-containing protein, with amino-acid sequence MSATVTTKGQVTIPKPVRDFLGIVPGTRVDFQRGPDGSVVLTRADEKRPASRFSKLRGHAGKGLSTDAIMALTRGDE; translated from the coding sequence ATGAGCGCGACAGTGACGACGAAGGGGCAGGTGACCATTCCCAAGCCGGTGCGTGATTTTCTCGGCATCGTGCCGGGAACGCGGGTGGATTTTCAGCGCGGCCCTGACGGCAGCGTCGTCCTGACGCGCGCCGACGAAAAACGCCCTGCCAGCCGCTTCAGCAAGCTGCGCGGCCATGCGGGCAAGGGGTTGAGCACCGATGCCATCATGGCGCTGACGCGCGGTGACGAGTGA
- a CDS encoding type II toxin-antitoxin system VapC family toxin, protein MTLIDTNILLDVVTDDPNWSDWSIDQLEAAALRGPLLINDVVYAELAVRYERIERLEAFLTEAGIEIASMPRAALFLAGKVFKTYRKAGGSRAGVLPDFFIGAHAAVERLALLTRDRARYRTYFPTVALITPDR, encoded by the coding sequence GTGACGCTGATCGATACCAATATTCTGCTCGATGTGGTGACGGACGACCCCAACTGGTCGGACTGGTCGATCGATCAGCTGGAAGCCGCTGCCCTGCGCGGTCCGCTGCTGATCAATGATGTCGTCTATGCCGAACTGGCGGTGCGCTACGAGCGGATCGAAAGGCTGGAGGCGTTTTTAACCGAAGCCGGGATCGAGATTGCGTCAATGCCGCGCGCGGCATTGTTCCTGGCCGGAAAAGTCTTTAAGACATACCGCAAGGCGGGCGGTTCGCGCGCCGGCGTCCTGCCGGATTTCTTCATCGGCGCGCATGCGGCCGTTGAGCGGCTGGCGCTTTTGACGCGGGATAGGGCGCGCTACAGGACATATTTTCCGACCGTGGCGCTGATTACGCCTGACCGGTAG
- a CDS encoding TetR/AcrR family transcriptional regulator: MNIRENIRPGGRSARVQASVHQAVRSLLVATDRSDVTIPLIAAEAGVTPSTIYRRWGDLQELLADVAVERLRPDAPPKDTGSARTDLMQWAEQYADEMASGPGRAMIRDVLSSVATDSRNAGKCCGYTREQLQVIAGRARERGEDFPDVETVIDAVVAPIMYRILFDDAPPTAGKVSALVERMMPQWRSSASS; this comes from the coding sequence ATGAACATACGGGAAAATATCCGGCCGGGCGGACGCAGCGCTCGCGTGCAGGCCTCGGTGCACCAGGCTGTGCGCAGTCTTCTGGTGGCGACGGACCGCAGCGACGTGACCATCCCGCTGATTGCAGCCGAAGCCGGCGTCACGCCCTCGACGATCTACCGGCGCTGGGGCGACCTGCAGGAGCTTCTGGCTGACGTTGCCGTCGAGCGGCTGCGCCCGGATGCACCGCCCAAGGATACCGGGTCGGCGCGCACCGATCTGATGCAATGGGCGGAGCAATATGCGGACGAAATGGCCTCGGGGCCTGGCCGCGCCATGATCCGCGATGTCCTGTCCAGCGTCGCAACCGACAGCCGCAACGCCGGAAAATGCTGCGGCTATACCCGCGAACAGCTGCAGGTCATTGCCGGACGCGCGCGGGAGCGCGGCGAAGACTTTCCGGATGTGGAGACAGTGATCGACGCCGTGGTCGCCCCGATCATGTACCGCATCCTGTTCGACGACGCACCGCCCACTGCAGGCAAGGTTTCAGCGCTGGTCGAGCGGATGATGCCGCAATGGCGTTCGAGCGCTTCATCTTGA